The following proteins come from a genomic window of Bactrocera tryoni isolate S06 chromosome 1, CSIRO_BtryS06_freeze2, whole genome shotgun sequence:
- the LOC120782463 gene encoding uncharacterized protein LOC120782463: MSHFQSVPDTGDDLDNESVEVLRARLNDMKRLMSERTAQIQQNPATTEQIWSTKRQSATGIIDGNFLSVAFGGALLVIVSVSVYAFYNLYHAILKKFPSHHEEL; this comes from the exons atGTCGCATTTCCAAAGCGTACCAGACACAGGAG ATGATTTAGACAACGAATCTGTGGAAGTGTTGCGTGCACGGCTAAACGACATGAAGCGGTTGATGAGTGAACGCACTGCCCAAATACAACAGAATCCGGCCACCACGGAGCAAATATGGAGCACTAAACGACAAAGCGCGACAGGAATTATCGATGGCAATTTCCTAAGCGTTGCCTTTGGAGGCGCTCTATTGGTTATCGTTTCGGTTTCAGTGTACgcattttacaatttatatcATGCAATATTGAAGAAGTTCCCCTCACATCATGAAGAACTGTAG
- the LOC120782462 gene encoding stabilizer of axonemal microtubules 1, with product MCDPAANQCPTGNGCAGDGIMACDQYCPPKCDPCQAPVDYTPCPPGGDCNCRCDCGDYAGCCYQQPPRTQPIRPMSCIMRSTAPLETDTIYKRSYFANCGDCYRAKPIRPCPNILSNTGRMESCTVQKLSYLPPCGAGRTAPIRPPDNGLRFCGPLYAMTSQKHDFVPKGYSKRTPIRPVNGICKPCDPLERCTINRLSYMPVDVCRNPPPKPIVQTYNIQRPTGPSEKCTVQKLSYLPVCPLPKEPMPWAEKVRCVPPRYENLCTTYNLSYLPNCCTARTAPVVPLHSIKTLGSDRTDGCTVYKLSYMPVDSRCCRPEPIRPIPGICMPTGSLEKCTVHKLSYQPNCCVARTQPIRPKENCLKPCGPLYNMTTQKHDFVPKPICRRAPIRPQSLICRATGSMDRCTINKLSYMPVNVCEFRRPEPIRPRPGVCRADGPVENCTVYKLSYLPNCPQPRQPMPWANQSSYCKPTAPIEKCTIQKLSYGPPGTFSRCGGCCNTNCGPSAPKAGICN from the exons ATGTGCGA CCCGGCTGCCAATCAATGCCCGACCGGTAACGGTTGCGCTGGGGATGGGATCATGGCTTGCGATCAATACTGCCCGCCCAAGTGCGATCCTTGTCAGGCACCGGTCGATTATACACCGTGCCCGCCAGGGGGCGACTGCAATTGCCGCTGCGACTGCGGCGATTATGCGGGCTGTTGCTATCAACAGCCGCCACGTACCCAACCCATCCGTCCCATGTCGTGCATTATGCGCTCGACCGCGCCACTTGAAACGGATACAATATACAAACGTTCGTATTTCGCGAACTGTGGCGATTGCTATCGCGCAAAACCGATACGACCATGTCCGAATATATTATCCAATACCGGTCGCATGGAATCGTGTACGGTGCAGAAGCTGTCGTACCTGCCACCTTGTGGAGCCGGACGAACGGCACCAATTCGGCCACCGGACAATGGATTGCGATTTTGTGGCCCACTTTATGCGATGACTTCACAAAAACATGACTTTGTACCGAAGGGTTATAGCAAACGCACACCTATTCGTCCAGTAAACGGCATATGCAAGCCGTGTGACCCATTGGAGCGATGCACAATCAATAGATTATCTTACATGCCGGTGGATGTATGCCGGAATCCACCACCCAAACCAATAGTGCAAACATATAACATACAACGACCGACCGGGCCCAGTGAGAAATGTACCGTACAGAAATTAAGTTACCTGCCGGTTTGTCCGTTGCCGAAGGAGCCGATGCCATGGGCAGAAAAAGTGCGATGTGTACCGCCACGTTATGAAAATCTCTGCACAACGTATAATCTAAGTTACTTGCCAAATTGTTGTACGGCACGTACAGCTCCCGTGGTGCCGTTGCACAGTATAAAAACTTTGGGTAGCGATCGCACTGACGGTTGTACAGTCTACAAACTCAGCTATATGCCAGTGGATTCGCGCTGCTGTCGACCAGAACCGATACGTCCCATACCGGGTATATGTATGCCAACGGGATCTCTGGAAAAGTGCACTGTACACAAG CTCTCATACCAGCCTAATTGTTGTGTAGCACGCACCCAACCAATTCGACCCAAGGAGAACTGCCTGAAACCGTGCGGCCCTCTTTACAATATGACCACACAAAAGCATGATTTCGTACCGAAACCCATATGCCGACGGGCACCCATACGACCACAATCACTCATTTGTCGCGCAACTGGCAGCATGGATCGCTGTACCATCAACAAACTCTCGTATATGCCAGTGAATGTGTGTGAATTTAGACGTCCAGAACCGATTAGACCTCGACCGGGTGTGTGTCGCGCCGATGGCCCTGTCGAAAACTGTACGGTTTATAAGCTTAGTTATTTGCCAAATTGTCCACAACCTCGACAGCCAATGCCATGGGCGAATCAATCATCTTATTGCAAACCAACGGCGCCAATCGAGAAATGTACAATTCAGAAGCTCAGCTATGGACCACCTGGTACATTTTCACGTTGCGGAG GTTGTTGCAATACGAACTGCGGACCCTCCGCGCCCAAAGCAGGCATCTGTAATTGA
- the LOC120768845 gene encoding eukaryotic translation initiation factor 1A, Y-chromosomal, with product MPKNKGKGGKNRRRGKNENEFEKRELIFKEDQQEYAQVTKMLGNGRLEATCFDGVKRLCHIRGKLRKKVWINQGDIILVGLRDYQDSKADVILKYTPDEARNLKTYGEFPESVRINDTVTFVEDGFDEDIEFGDEISSEDDADSVDNI from the exons atgCCTAAAAATAAGGGAAAAGGAGGTAAAAATCGTCGTCGTGGAAAGAACGAAAATGAATTCGAAAAACGTGAATTGATTTTCAAGGAGGATCAGCAAGAATATGCACAAGTCACCAAAATGCTGGGCAATGGTCGACTTGAGGCAACATGTTTTGATGGAGTGAAACGTTTGTGTCACATTCGGGGGAAACTCAGAAAGAAG GTATGGATTAATCAGGGCGACATCATTTTGGTCGGTCTACGTGATTATCAGGATTCAAAAGCTGATGTCATCTTAAAATATACACCGGATGAGGCGAGAAATTTGAAAACATACGGTGAATTCCCCGAATCGGTACGCATCAACGACACAGTTACGTTCGTCGAAGATGGTTTTGATGAAGACATCGAATTCGGTGATGAGATCAGTTCTGAGGATGATGCTGATTCTGTAGACAATATATGA
- the LOC120782460 gene encoding WD repeat-containing protein 3: MGLTKQYLAYRPVDSFNVINSGRANVNFVIFNKTEGRYALAAAAENVIIWDLRLGERALTLRRDKQEVTALRASPDRIHVAVGYVDGVVELFDLRAPEQSICSLALHKSAVSVLRFDDMGIRLVSGSLDTELVVVDIVEQAGRQRLIGHNAPITDAHFLQRLGEQNIVISCSKDTQIKFWNLETQFCFKTIVDNRTEVWALALIGDIMVAGCGESTMNVYRLRRRDDPNQNIENAVEGLSIDDEDTISPLTVTNCGVIQRAGKGRCINLVTDPAERVISCHGTNDLIENFYFCTAEEAKERLSKRLKKARKAGESMDHDGKDNENALSKGLSLSDEIKRLESIKVKQKIKTIDIIFGAQSELRVLVGLANNSLQLYALNASLKHKVAEESVKQLRALTRVGHQSEVRSVCFSNDSLAIGSGAGESFKFWNRESMQCLRTIATDYILCTTFVPGDRYALLGMKSGKLVIVDVGAADIIEEIPAHESELWSIALLPDMKGCVTGSSDTTVKIWTFELVDNVATDGSDEVDTTRPKVLSLLHRNTLKLEETVLCVCVSPNMKYLAVGLLDATVKIFFLDTFKFYLSLYGHKLPVLCLDISYDSTLIATGSADRNIKIWGLDFGDCHRSLFAHDDSVMALKFIPSTHMLFSCGKDGKVKQWDADSFEKILTLPGHIGEAYSLAVSPNGRYLVTSGSDRTLRLFERTDEPIVLQDVQEEEREELENQQLATGEESAVPQLPGLKLPSRKTVGSEKAAESILECLEICKQYDVEDEEDKPELHPLMRALQVTNPDDFLFTTLARIRASDLEEALLLLPFSNVCELLERLPRLIDCHSDQIELLCKVTIFLFKVHMKPISAAKNLKLLLSGLVRALQRDVSEMRDTIGMNVHSLALLQHRIEEREGVELFREATQERKKRDKKRREATKRRLAIKIT, from the exons ATGGGATTGACGAAGCAGTATTTGGCCTATCGGCCAGTAGACAGTTTCAACGTTATTAACAGTGGTCGGGCTAATGTAAATTTTGTTATCTTCAATAAAACTGAAGGCCGATATGCACTTGCTGCAGCTGCTGAAAACGTAATAATTTGGGATTTAAG ATTGGGGGAACGTGCGTTAACACTTCGCCGCGACAAGCAGGAAGTAACGGCATTGCGCGCTTCACCCGACCGCATACATGTTGCTGTGGGTTACGTTGATGGTGTTGTGGAACTTTTTGATTTGCGTGCGCCAGAACAATCTATATGCTCGTTAGCGCTGCATAAAAGTGCTGTGTCCGTTCTGCGCTTTGATGATATGGGCATACGATTGGTGAGCGGCAGTCTTGATACTGAATTGGTGGTTGTAGATATTGTTGAACAAGCCGGTCGACAACGACTTATAGGACACAATGCGCCAATAACAGATGCACACTTCTTACAACGTTTAGGAGAGCAAAACATTGTTATTAGCTGCTCAAAGGATACACaaataaaattctggaatttagAAACACAATTCTGCTTTAAAACAATTGTTGACAATCGTACTGAAGTGTGGGCTTTGGCATTAATCGGTGATATTATGGTTGCTGGCTGCGGTGAGAGCACAATGAATGTTTATCGACTTCGTCGACGTGATGATCCCAATCAGAATATTGAAAATGCTGTTGAGGGCTTAAGTATAGATGACGAAGATACAATTAGTCCTTTAACAGTAACAAACTGTGGTGTAATACAGCGCGCAGGGAAAGGACGTTGTATAAATTTAGTAACCGACCCAGCGGAGCGTGTTATTAGCTGCCATGGTACTAATGATCTTATCGagaatttttacttttgtacAGCGGAGGAAGCTAAGGAGCGACTTTCAAAACGTTTAAAAAAGGCTCGTAAGGCTGGCGAGTCAATGGATCATGATGGTAAAGATAATGAAAATGCATTATCCAAAGGTTTAAGCCTGAGTGATGAAATAAAGCGTTTGGAGAGTATAAAagtaaaacagaaaattaaaacaatcgACATTATATTTGGCGCACAAAGCGAATTACGTGTACTTGTCGGTTTAGCTAATAACAGTCTACAACTGTACGCGCTTAATGCTTCTTTAAAGCACAAAGTAGCAGAAGAAAGTGTAAAACAGTTACGTGCATTAACGCGAGTTGGGCATCAGTCTGAAGTACGTTCTGTATGCTTCAGTAACGATTCCCTGGCAATTGGCTCAGGTGCGGGCGAATCATTTAAGTTTTGGAATCGCGAATCTATGCAATGTTTACGTACAATAGCCACTGATTATATATTATGCACCACTTTCGTGCCAGGCGATCGTTATGCTTTATTGGGCATGAAAAGCGGTAAATTGGTAATAGTAGATGTGGGAGCAGCGGATATTATTGAAGAGATACCAGCACACGAAAGTGAATTGTGGTCTATCGCCCTGCTTCCCGATATGAAAGGTTGTGTAACTGGTAGCAGTGACACGACGGTTAAAATTTGGACATTCGAGTTAGTTGATAATGTGGCTACAGATGGTAGTGATGAGGTGGATACAACAAGACCAAAAGTACTCTCGCTGTTACATAGAAATACGCTCAAGCTGGAAGAGACGGTATTATGCGTGTGTGTCTCACCGAATATGAAATATCTCGCGGTGGGCTTACTCGATGCTACAGTGAAGATTTTCTTCCTTGACACCTTTAAGTTTTATTTGTCGTTATATGGCCACAAACTGCCAGTGCTCTGTCTTGATATCAGCTATGATTCCACATTGATAGCCACAGGCTCGGCTGAtcgtaatataaaaatttggggtTTGGACTTCGGTGACTGCCACAGATCGCTGTTTGCGCATGACGATTCAGTAATGGCACTGAAATTCATACCTAGCACGCATATGTTGTTCAGTTGCGGCAAAGATGGTAAAGTAAAGCAATGGGACGCCGATTCGTTCGAAAAGATTCTTACGCTGCCAG GACATATTGGCGAGGCATACAGCTTGGCAGTTAGCCCGAATGGTCGTTACCTTGTGACAAGCGGTTCCGATCGTACTCTACGTCTATTTGAGCGTACCGATGAGCCGATAGTCTTACAAGATGTACAAGAGGAGGAGCGCGAAGagctagaaaatcaacaactcgCCACCGGTGAAGAAAGCGCAGTGCCCCAGCTACCTGGTTTAAAGTTGCCTTCAAGAAAAACTGTGGGCTCGGAAAAGGCTGCAGAATCAATATTGGAGTGTCTGGAGATTTGCAAACAATATGATGTGGAAGACGAAGAGGACAAACCGGAACTGCATCCACTAATGCGCGCGCTGCAAGTAACAAATCCCGACGATTTCCTTTTTACTACTTTAGCTCGTATACGTGCTTCAGATTTGGAGGAAGCGCTCTTGCTGCTGCCGTTTTCCAATGTGTGCGAGCTGCTTGAACGTCTGCCACGCCTAATCGACTGTCACAGCGATCAGATAGAATTGTTATGTAAAGTAACAATTTTCCTATTCAAAGTGCATATGAAACCGATAAGTGCGGCGAAAAATCTGAAACTGTTGCTTAGCGGTTTGGTGCGTGCATTACAGCGGGACGTTAGTGAAATGCGTGATACAATTGGCATGAATGTGCATTCATTGGCGCTGCTGCAACACAGAATTGAAGAACGTGAGGGAGTCGAACTTTTCCGTGAGGCGACGCAGGAGCGCAAAAAGCGCGACAAGAAACGGCGTGAGGCCACTAAACGCCGCTTAGCCATTAAAATAACATGA
- the LOC120768825 gene encoding mannose-1-phosphate guanyltransferase beta: MCGTNSASTKGTRALILVGGYGTRLRPLTLSTPKPLVEFANKPILLHQLEALVSVGCRQVILAVSYRAEQMEKELKQEAEKLGVNLIFSHENEPLGTAGPLALAKDILSSSSEPFYVLNSDVICDFPFKQLEQFHKNHGKEGTIVVTKVEEPSKYGVVLYNEQGRIENFIEKPQEFVSNKINAGIYIFNPSVLDRIEVKPTSIEKEVFPVMADEGQLYAMELPGFWMDIGQPKDFLTGMCLYLTSLRQKQSCKLYTGPGVVGNVLVDPTAKIGEGCRIGPNVTIGPDVVIEDGVCIKRSTILTGAIVKSHSWLDSCIVGWRSVVGRWVRLEGITVLGEDVIVKDEIYINGGQVLPHKSIAASVPEPQIIM, encoded by the exons ATGTGTGGCACAAATTCGGCAAGCACAAAAGGCACACGTGCCCTTATTCTCGTTGGTGGCTATGGAACACGACTCCGTCCTTTGACACTTAGCACACCAAAACCACTGGTCGAGTTTGCGAATAAACCCATTTTATTGCATCAGCTCGAAGCTTTAGTTAGTGTCGGATGTAGGCAG gtTATACTTGCTGTTTCCTACCGCGCTGAGCAAATGGAAAAGGAACTGAAACAGGAGGCAGAAAAATTAGgggtaaatttaatattttcacatgAAAACGAACCCCTCGGGACGGCGGGACCACTGGCGTTAGCGAAAGACATTCTCAGTTCCAGCAGTGAACCCTTTTATGTGCTAAACTCGGATGTGATTTGTGATTTCCCATTTAAACAATTAGAACAATTCCACAAAAACCATGGCAAAGAGGGCACAATCGTTGTTAcaaaagtcgaagagccgtccAAATATGGCGTAGTGCTGTACAACGAACAAGGCCgcattgaaaatttcattgagaaACCGCAAGAATTtgtaagcaataaaattaatgccggtatatatatatttaatccCTCCGTGCTGGATCGCATAGAAGTTAAGCCAACATCAATAGAAAAGGAAGTTTTTCCCGTTATGGCTGATGAGGGACAACTGTATGCAATGGAATTGCCTGGTTTTTGGATGGATATAGGACAACCTAAAGATTTCCTAACAG gcATGTGCCTTTATTTAACATCATTACGGCAAAAGCAATCATGCAAACTTTATACCGGACCCGGAGTAGTGGGAAATGTTTTAGTGGATCCAACGGCAAAAATAGGCGAGGGCTGTCGTATTGGACCAAATGTTACTATCGGCCCAGATGTAGTAATTGAAGATGGCGTTTGTATAAAGCGTTCAACGATTCTCACAGGTGCTATAGTTAAGTCACACTCATGGTTGGATTCCTGCATTGTTGGTTGGCGTTCGGTTGTAGGCCGTTGGGTGCGTTTAGAGGGTATAACCGTCCTCGGTGAAGATGTTATTGTGAAGGATGAAATCTACATAAACGGTGGGCAGGTACTGCCTCATAAAAGTATAGCCGCTAGTGTGCCAGAACCTCAGATAATAATGTAA
- the LOC120782461 gene encoding hybrid signal transduction histidine kinase M — MTIPSRPAPAPPVARGQNAAAGANASIEQLRIQLQQQQIHQQQNRGVQKLTISLPPPPKGSTATPMVNRNNSISSNNNYNSFNMDSNQSAITRKFPQARYTPTTNWEDDPFGANAAAAANTNGNGKKVPPPRPPPPKVQVNGRRAPQPPSTHSTKLLSNIFRSKKSSSSISNNNNKANKIYGVSSGVYAVNNTSVSTTNSSSTTTWGTTSNATNSQSWQANWNNSYSSTSLTSLGAVNPGGTGVPSTTEAQLISFDSPPSSPTFTQKSNSDCLSVDSFSSDSNFSSPNNGSVSQPESGFEDDFSARSRPATTSPLDPWEAFDSGFNTAVDSIYGSTTATNSIGTAPVRNLNTINSRIQSSNDNPLCNGKSLLPPTPTLSVPTIIKPKVSQKPRAPKPPMLQKSQFTHGNDTSLTPPSPPMPICAPPPPPNGVSLLDVISGKADALQLNGAINGNLGLGAGVEETRPHGIALYAFDGIEEGDLSFRENEKIYILEQVSAEWYRGRTRSGCEGIFPINYIDVKVPLVEENAKTKPLHVRCLYNFPAEYDGDLALTQNEIVTILYKINEDWLYGEVDGRQGQFPANFIEYLPENIPMA; from the exons ATGACGATTCCATCGCGTCCAGCGCCTGCACCACCAGTGGCCCGCGGTCAAAATGCTGCCGCCGGTGCTAATGCAAGTATCGAACAACTACGcatacaattacaacaacaacagatacATCAGCAACAGAATCGTGGCGTACAGAAATTGACTATAAGTCTACCACCACCACCGAAAGGTTCGACTGCAACGCCCATGGTTAATCGCAATAACAGTatcagtagcaacaacaactataacagTTTTAACATGGACAGTAATCAGTCGGCGATAACACGAAAGTTTCCACAAGCACGCTACACGCCCACCACAAATTGGGAGGATGATCCTTTCGGTGCCAATGCAGCAGCTGCTGCTAATACAAATGGCAATGGCAAAAAGGTGCCTCCACCACGGCCACCACCACCGAAAGTGCAAGTAAATGGTCGTAGAGCGCCTCAACCACCATCCACGCATTCAACAAAGTTGCTGAGCAACATTTTCAGGAGCAAAAAAAGCAGTAGTAGTAttagcaacaataataataaagcaaataagatATATGGTGTCAGCAGTGGAGTTTATGCCGTTAACAACACATCCGTGTcaacaacaaacagcagtaGCACAACAACGTGGGGCACTACAAGCAATGCTACAAATAGTCAAAGTTGGCAGGCTAATTGGAACAACAGTTACTCGTCCACATCGCTTACATCTCTGGGTGCTGTAAATCCAGGTGGCACAGGTGTGCCGAGCACAACCGAAGCACAACTGATCAGTTTCGATTCACCACCAAGTTCGCCAACATTCACACAGAAGTCCAATAGCGATTGCCTCAGCGTAGATAGTTTCAGTTCGGATTCGAATTTCAGTTCGCCGAATAATGGTAGTGTCTCCCAACCGGAAAGCGGCTTCGAGGATGACTTTAGTGCACGCAGTCGTCCAGCTACTACCAGTCCGCTGGATCCTTGGGAAGCTTTTGATAGCGGTTTCAATACGGCGGTCGACAGTATTTATGGTAGTACAACAGCAACGAATAGCATCGGTACTGCACCGGTACGCAATCTCAACACCATCAATTCGCGCATTCAATCAAGTAACGATAATCCGCTCTGTAATGGAAAGAGTCTCCTACCACCGACGCCCACACTGAGTGTACCAACTATTATCAAACCAAAAGTATCCCAGAAACCACGTGCACCTAAACCGCCGATGTTGCAGAAATCGCAGTTCACACATGGTAATGATACATCACTAACGCCACCATCGCCTCCAATGCCGATATGTGCGCCACCACCGCCACCGAACGGTGTATCATTGCTGGACGTCATATCAGGAAAAGCGGATGCATTGCAATTGAATGGTGCCATTAATGGTAACTTGGGTCTTGGCGCTGGTGTAGAGGAAACTAGGCCCCATGGCATTGCGCTATACGCCTTTGATGGTATCGAAGAGGGTGATCTCAGTTTTCGG GAGAACGAGAAAATCTATATATTGGAGCAGGTGAGCGCTGAATGGTATCGTGGTCGTACGCGCTCTGGCTGTGAAGGGATTTTCCCAATAAACTATATCGATGTAAAAGTCCCATTAGTAGAGGAAAATGCCAAAACTAAACCGTTACATGTACGATGCCTCTACAATTTCCCAGCCGAGTATGACGGCGATTTGGCTTTGACG CAAAATGAAATAGTGACCATACTCTACAAAATTAATGAAGACTGGCTTTATGGTGAAGTGGATGGCCGACAAGGCCAATTTCCAGCGAATTTCATTGAATACTTACCCGAAAACATACCGATGGCATAA
- the LOC120768834 gene encoding lectizyme translates to MLVCWKCIFLVLCTIFIQTMVVLSTNAPLPARKAHLAGISPRATLGLFDNLCGKKDNNKAWTQKLLAKREAVPHSAPYIVSIQRMTPDDGLVHYCAGTIIHENWILTAAHCLTSDETVENSIIVAGCHDLRGTEEGDCVQVRTIDHYVRHELYLGGINPYDIALIYTKRPLQFTEHVQPAHLPEQDVLPEGSGTLYGWGNISMTLVPNYPHRLQEADMPILDMELCERILAASGLQLHETNLCTGPLNGGVSICTADSGGPLMQPCCDGFEEGYTVIGIVSWGKMPCGQKNSPSVFVRVSAFTHWISNIITTVTQFE, encoded by the coding sequence atGTTAGTCTGTTGGAAATGTATTTTTCTAGTATTATGTACAATATTCATACAAACAATGGTGGTTTTGAGTACAAATGCACCGTTGCCGGCTAGAAAAGCCCATCTAGCCGGCATAAGTCCTAGGGCAACATTAGGACTTTTTGATAATCTATGTGGTAAAAAGGACAACAACAAGGCATGGACACAAAAGCTATTGGCGAAACGCGAGGCGGTGCCACATTCGGCGCCCTATATCGTATCAATACAACGCATGACACCAGATGACGGCCTCGTACATTACTGCGCAGGCACTATAATTCACGAGAACTGGATATTAACAGCAGCTCACTGCCTCACTTCAGATGAAACAGTGGAAAACTCCATCATTGTTGCCGGCTGTCATGATCTGCGCGGCACCGAAGAAGGCGACTGTGTGCAGGTGCGCACAATTGATCATTATGTGCGACACGAGCTCTATCTTGGAGGCATTAATCCATATGACATTGCGCTCATCTATACTAAACGACCGTTACAATTTACAGAGCATGTGCAACCGGCACATTTGCCAGAACAGGATGTGCTGCCAGAGGGTAGTGGTACACTTTATGGTTGGGGTAATATTTCTATGACACTGGTGCCCAATTATCCACATCGCTTGCAGGAAGCTGATATGCCCATATTGGACATGGAACTATGTGAACGGATATTAGCCGCCTCTGGTTTGCAACTGCACGAGACTAATTTGTGCACAGGTCCACTAAATGGAGGAGTCAGTATCTGTACAGCTGATTCAGGTGGCCCTCTGATGCAGCCTTGTTGTGATGGTTTCGAGGAAGGTTACACAGTTATTGGCATAGTATCGTGGGGTAAAATGCCTTGTGGCCAGAAGAATTCTCCATCTGTATTTGTGCGTGTTTCAGCGTTTACGCATTGGATTAGTAATATTATCACGACGGTAACACAGTTCGAATAA